The Lathyrus oleraceus cultivar Zhongwan6 chromosome 5, CAAS_Psat_ZW6_1.0, whole genome shotgun sequence genome includes the window GAATTTTACCCTTTTAGATGAAGGCCAATCTGAGAGGGTTACTATGGAGAAGTCATTTCTATATCATAGATAGATAAAGTTATGTTGTTAAAAATTGACGATTCACTTTTAGTTAATTCTTTTATTTGGTACTCGACTTTAATCTGGTTAACTATAATTTGGGAGTTACTTCTTGCCCAGAGGTTGATTGCCTTtatttctctctcaaattttATCCCTATGATTAGTGCTTCGTATTCAGCCTAATTATTGTTAACTTTGAAACTGAATCATAATGATTACTTAATCACTATGTTGCCTTGTTCTTCTAACATTATTCCTGCCCCACTCACCTTCAAATTCAAGGATTCTTTTTGcaaatattaaattttaaaatttagTTTGATCTAATAAATGTTTGAATGACGTCAGTTGGAAATAAGCATGATTTAGAGGTCACAATTTATGAAATTTTCATGTTACTCGTCCATGTTGATCTATAGCAACAAATACATTAATGTAGTGATCGTCAAGGTTTAGTCACATTATACGCAAGTGTCGATATTTGTGGTGGTCTCATTATTGATTTGTGAGGTAAAAGGATATTGCAATATAAAAATATAAAGATATATAACATTTAAATTCACACctaaataatatataattatcAAGATATATTGTTCAAATATAAAATTACTAGAATATTTAAATAATTACTTAATTTAATcatttatattataatattaatgCACACATCAGAGAAAAATAAATCTATGTTTTTCTTTTCATTAGGTTTCTATTGTACGTcgcattaaaaataatattattacacTTTAAAAATGGTAAACAAAGATATGATAAATTATATCAAAATATGtaaagtaatatatatatatatatatatatatatatatatatatatatatatatatatatatatatatatatatatatatatatatatatatatatatatatatatatatatatatatatatatatatatatatatatatatatatatatatatatatatatatatatatatatattgtgtaATCAACGACGTTCTTTAGGAGGAATGTCGAACATGAAATCTTTATTCGAagtattttctttttttctgCAATTGTTTTACGCAATAAAGAAAAAATGTAAGACTCTTAAATTAGAATTTTTTTAGATAAAAGCatagtaaaattaatagtaagtaGTGTAATATATTGTTTTTTTTAACCTTATAAAGATTCAAATCAATTCTTCGTACTTACATTTCTCAATGCGctcttgagatttaaaaaactacaaatacatgacGAAATATCATATCATCAAAGAAATACATTAAAAACATTTGACTCGTTTGAATATAATATGATTTATTGTGACACAAATAATACATGGAGAATGGAGATACTTTGTTTTAGTCTAGATTTGGTAGAACAACAATTATGACTTGTTTCTGAACCACAAATAGAAGTTAAATTCATGCATTCAAAAATATTCTAGAGTAAAAATATTcttaaattaattaaataaaaacatgTCCATCCTTTGAGATATTATTTCTCTTTTCACCATTTTCCAAAGTTGTGTTTTATCTGTTATCACTGTGGAACTCCAACCGACAGAGTAAATTTTTAGACGTTTGACATGTTTCAATAAGGATGATAAAAATGTTAGTGAAAGAGTGGTGAAAATGGAAGAAATAATTTTTATACGTATTGCGGAAAAAGTAAATACACCTTATTGTCGAGTTTGTCGATGAATGAAATTGTTTGTTTATCCTTCTATGTGTTTCATTTATCTTCAAAGTATCCTATCTAAAATTTATTGCATAGGAATAGTGATAATAAGTATGACCCAATTGATATCTaacataaaaacataaaataaatgaTTAAGTATAACTTACTTTTATGTCAAAGCAAGTTTCAATATTCTTTCTACTCAACTCCTTACATAATTGAAAAATTTCATTGTGTTCTAGTTTGCTTGTATATTAAAgcaaaataaaattatatttagTTATGATATAAAGAATACAATATAATCTTGGTATGTCGTGTAACTAAAATGAGAATCAATGTGTGAGCAATTTTTTTAATGTACTTAATAAATAACTTTGAGTGCGATAAAAGAATTTGTTTGAAGACTATATTTTTTGTGTAGTCACCATCTTCTCCGTTCAATTTTTCTTCCCTAGTTAAAACTCTTGTCGTAGTCTGTGAAACACCCCTGAATAAAATCACATACAACTGTCCATGACTAAAAACATGTCGTGGAAGATATATTCCAACATTTGGAATGGTTCGTCCTTGTGATTTACTTATTGTAATAGCAAAACTTAGTCTCACAGGAAACTGCTTTCTACTAAGGACAAAAGACAACCCATCACTTGCagatgtttttattttaattctggGCAAAAAAGCTCAGTTTCCTGCATTGTTTCCTACCAAGATTTCCACATCCAACATATTCATAAATAAACCACGACATAATAACTGCGTCTCATTACACAATCCATATCTAGGATCTAGATTCTGTAACAACATCAATGGTGCACCCTTTTTTATCTTTAGAATATGTGGTGGAAAACTACCTTGTGTAATTGAGTTTAAGAATTCTTGCTGGTATAAAATATGATTATCACAGCTTTAGAATATGTTCTTCTCCTGGAAACTGGTCGATAATCATATCATTCAATTTCTGGACATCATCATTTGTTGGTGTCAAAATAGCTCTTTGTACCATATACGGGGCATGCCAACCATGCAATTCTAAATTAGGAAAAAGAGGTTGGATAAGTACTTGTATGGAATGTTCACTGTCCCATGGGATTGCAATCTGTGAATGTAATCTCACCATATCATCTGCTTTGGTAGGTTCAACACCATCACCAATGCGAATAAGAAATTCTGCAAACTCTTGATCATGCAATGATCGCATATTTTGATGCAAACGTAAAATCTTGGTATGATCCCATAAATGAGACTGAACAATACACGCTGAAATCATTTGTGCCTTAGTACATTTTCTTACAACAGGAAGAACTTGACAAAAATCTCCCCCCATGATCAGAACTTTTCCACCAAATGGAGCATTATTGCTACAAATGTCTTGTAATGATAGATCTAAGGCTTCCAAACAATTTTTGTTTGTCATTGGTGCTTCATCCCAAATTATTGCGGCAACAACTCTAATGAGATTTGCAAGATCTTTTTACTTTTGAATACTACAAATTAAACTCGGTTGTATATCAATAGGTATCTTAAATCGAGAATGTGCAGTCCTACCACCTGGCAATAATATTGGGTTGGAACATTATGCTAATGTTTCATCTTACATGTTGGCTAATGTTTATGACGACATAATTATTTAGATTCCAACTTTTTGAGAACTATGGAGTCATAATTATGTTATTAAAAATTATCATAAACATTATTCAAAAGAATCATGTCATCATAAACATTAGTAATTACTCCAACTTACAGGCATGGAATTATGCTAATTACCCAAAGAATGATCCGAGCATATTAATAATTACTCCAAAAAATTGTGCTATAAATTAGGCTATGATAAACATTATTAAAAAAACTGAACATGAATAGAACAATTAAGTTATGATTTTTCAAAAACACATTCTGAAACAAACACAAATAGATATAAACCGTCTTTTTTACACAAATAGATATATCTCACCTGCCACTTATTTTCTTGACATTATAATTAAGAGTTGAGGTTAGTAAAAAATGAGAAAACTATACACTTGTAGTAATATTATTGTTATTTTCTAATATGTTAAATAACACCATAAATGATAAGATGATAATTCTTCAAGACATGTTCCTTATACAGAAACTTCATGTAAACATATAATTCTAAAAATTTGCTTCTTTCTTTCATTAGTTTTTGGATATTTACATGACATGCAATAAAAAAGAAATGATCATTTACATGATATAAATTAACTAACAAAAATAAAACCTTAAAAAAGATATGCAATAAAAAAGAAATGGTCATTTACATGTTTAGAAAACAAAACTTAAAAAAGGGAGATGATTTTCCGATGCTTTAGTTACATGTGCAGTTACTTCATGAAAAAAATGATCAAATAGAAAAtttaaaaatatcaaacttaacCAAATTCAAAATCGAAATGATTCAAAATGAAAATGACcatttttcaaaacaaataaaaacaaatcgAACAGAAAGAAGAATAATTATAAGAGAGTTCGGGATTGTTATTCATTTGAAATATATTTTTCTAAGTAAAAGAGATAACAAAAACAATATTTGAAAGACATGAAAAAGAGAGGAAGTTTAAGGGCTTGCCTTCATAGTGGTATATTGTCTTTGTTAATTGTTGAATGAGTAAAACAAGGATTCCCACTGAGTATACTAAGTGTACTTTTCAAAGAAAATTAATGACGAATTATATTTCAAATATAGATGGCATGATTAGTGTATACTTGGATTAAAGTGTATTTAGTGGTTATCCTTGGGTATCCTGGCAATGAGTCGTCAAATAATCTCAATTGGAAATGAACAGAAACTGATTATTTCAAGTGTATGCAAAGAACCAAAGCGTGGTATGCTTGGGAGTTAGTTAACAACGGCTACCAATTATATTGTAACTAAGTTAAAACTGCTATATTTATGTGTGAGATAAAAACAATTTGCCTTAAGGGTAAATATGGAAAATAAATAGGTCATGCCAAAAGGATGTATCCCCTTTATCTATAGGTATAGATAACCTACTATTTTTATATGACACTACGTGCCTGTTTGTCCATTTTTTTTAGTGTGCACACACGTCAAAATATAAATgagtattttttattttaatttactTCATAAAAGATTTTAATAAGTGTTTCATCAAAGTCTTTGTCTCATTTTTATGTTATTGTTATTGATCTTAGATGTGCTCATGGTCTAATTACGTGTGCATTTTTTTAATGGACCTCGGGAAAGTGGAGTGTAATATTTCATTGATTATATGAtctaatattttattttaatacaTGTTATAATATCTAGGAACATATCATCATGTAAACATGAATTTAAATCAAAGATAAATATTTAAGAAAACTTCAACAACAAATATAATAAATGATAAAACATTTAACACAAACTAAAACTAAAATGTCGCTCTTCATCAGTTTTTTTAAGGTTTattctattttaaataataaCGTTTTTTTAAGGTTTATTCTATTTCAAATAATAACAACCTTTTGACAGCAATTATTTTAAAAGTTTTGAGTAGTCTATGCCATTTTTTTAGGACATTTCTTTTTCAATAGGTTTTAATCTAACATTCTTTTGAAAAATTAAACAATAAAACATAAGAGAGTTGAATTTagaaaacaaaattaaaaaatataaattataagTAGAATAATTTACACAATGTTCTTCTTTAAAGATATTAATTTAATATAGATCTTCTTTACCTTTCTTATTTTATGATAGCAACTTTTACTAATCTTGTATAACATGAATGTTttcttaaaataaaatatatatttttaaacTATTAAAGAGTTCCCGggtatttttcttgaaaaatatgaaaaacaaatataataaatgaTGTTTAACACGTTTTTCTTTGGCTGACCAATAATGATGGTGATTTAAATATATACACCATTTTTGTTCATTAAAATATAAATTATCACCCTCATTTCCATACAAATTTAGAAACTATCCTAAAAtagacacaaaaaatatataaacCATCATAGAATACACGTTCAAAAAATATATAAACCAtcataaaatataaataaacCCGCATGATCGAAAATCACCACATGATcaaaaatcatcatcatcattcgaTCAATAATTATTACGTTTTTTTCTGCAATtcatgcacacaaaaaaaggtTTATACTATAATGGTTGTAAATAAATCAAacaaatttaatttaatttaatttaattattgtaattaaattaaattaaatgatttATATAATGATTTTTTAACATGTTGATAAATCAAACTCTGATGGTtgtaattaaataaaatatatgaaattaataaaataaaataaaaactcaAACCACTTTTCATTGCCTTGTTGTTCCTTCTTCTTCCGGCCACATGATTGCCACCACTGATTGCATTCTTAACCGCTACCAGGCCGATTAATTAGCGCCGTCACTACTCGTCGTACCATTGTTAGGTCGTTATGCTATTTTGTTTACAATTGTGTTGTAGTGTTGTCTACGCATATCGTCGTCTTGTCGGATTACCATTCTCAATCACAAATCAATACATTGAAAAAGAAGAGATCGGAATTGTGGATTTGTGAGAAAAATTGTATGGTATTAATTAGAAATTTGATTGTGTGATATATGCAGAAAGCAATTATACGACATGATACCAATTGCTACTGGAGTATAAAATTCAGTAGTTATAAGCAATGCTAATTACCATAGAAATTTTTTCATAATGATAGTACACAAAAGATGCAAATTGCTATTGCAATAGAGAAAGAAATTAGAAATTGCTATGTAATTTTACGAATTCATGGCAATTTTCTTTTTGCTATAAATGCCATGAAAAAAAACCACCCATAACTTGAAGCAGTTTTTTTTTTCAGTTATTggattattttttatttattaaaaagtatatcaaataattatttatttattgtaATTACCTAAAAGATAGAGGGTATAATAGGAATCAAAAAGTTCATTCCAAAATTttgtatcccctttatatatacTAGCGTTCAGACGGGCACTTCCGTGCCCGTCTGCCCGTTTTTTTTAATGCGCATAGCGGAGAAAATAAATGTCTGTTTTTTTTTATGAGATTTCTATTGTACctcatattaaaaataatattattacacTTTGAAAATGGTAAGAGTTCTAAATTAAGTCTTCCATCCTAAATTTATATATGATCCCTTGGAAATGTCTGTTTGTAATGATGCTCGTATTGTTTACCAAAATCATGATCGAATGCAACGGTAATAATCATAAATATTCATCTTTCTTTTATGGAAAAACCACTTTCGTATTGTTTACCAAAATCCCCTATATTCATCTTTCTTTTATGGAAAACCACTTTCGTATTGTTTACCAAAATCCCCTATGAATAAATATCATGTTATATCAGTATTCTCTTTACTCTCTCTCGTCTTCCCGCTTTTTTTAATGCACACAGCAAAGAAAAGTAAATGTAAATTTTTCTTTTTATGAGATTTCTATTGTATGTagcattaaaaataatattattacactttgaatttgaaaatgataaacaaagatattcaaaataATATTAAAGCATACAAAGTACTATTGATACTGTGTAATCAATGACATTCTCTAAAAGGAATGTCGAACATGAAatctttatacgaagtattttctttttccctGCAATTGTTTTCCGTGATAAAGAAAAAATGTAAGACTCTcaaattagaattttttttagataaaaagatagtaaaattaatagtaagtaGTGTAATATAGGTTTTTTTTACCTTATAAAGATTTGTATTAATTCTTCATACATCCATTTATCAATGCACTCTTGAGATTTAtaaaactacaaatacatgacAAAATAtggtttttttaccgagataacccagtttttcgaaaaaattcccaaaataacccagttttcagcaaaattcccaatctaccccacttttaggaggtgtctccaattgaattggcgactcctcttaaaaattgcaaggaggcgccaattggattggctagggcaggtgccctagccaatccaattggcgcctatgtgtaatttttaagaggagtcgccaattcaattggcgacacTCTTAAAAAAGgctcaaatggaaaaacctccaacatgaaagttgtagatcttttcaagacaatgaatttggacataaattttgcatcatttggattttttatgagaaagttatgggcagttgaagttggacttctgattttttcaactattatctgacctataatgttttgtattatcgcatgtgtttctgttagagttatgaaattttgtccaacataacaactgaagtagacatcttaaattttccaattcacttggtcccacctcaaaataattaaaaatgagtgagttaggtccttgcgaacttgacccaaaattagggtttctgtcaaaacatgtgtatgtgaattttgccaaaagggaccaacttcaagcccttctgtttgaatgataaaaacctcaaatgacaaaaccttcaacataaaagttgtagatcttttcaaggtaaagaatttggactaaaattttgcatcatttgcattttttttgagaaaggtatgggcacctgaacttggactctttgacatttcaactgttatctgacgtataatgttttgcattatcccatgtgtttcttttagaattatgtaattttattcaacataacattttaagtagacatctcaaattttgcaatgcacttggtcccacctcaaaataattaaaaatgagtgagttaggtccttgcgaacttgatccaaaattagggtttctgtcaaaacatgtgtatgtgaattttgcccaaagggaccaacttcaagcccttctgtttgaatgataaaaccctcaaatgacaaaaccttcaacataaaagttgtacatcttttcaagacaatgaatttggactaaaattttgcatcatttgcaatttttttgagaaaggtactaaaattctcaaaaaaatttgcaaatgatgcaaaattttaatcaaattcattgtcttgaaaagatgtacaacttttatgttgaaggttttgtcatttgagggttttatcattcaaacagaaggacttgaagttggtcccttttggcaaaattcacatacacatgttttgacagaaaccctaattttgggtcaagttcgcaaggacctaagtcactcatttttaattattttgaggtgggaccaagtgcattgcaaaatttgagatgtctacttaaaatgttatgttgaataaaatttcataattttaaaagaaacacatgggataatgcaaaacattatacgtcagataacagttgaaatgtcaaagagtccaagtttAGGTGCCCATAGCTTTCtcaaaaaaaatgcaaatgatgcaaaattttagtccaaattctttaccttgaaaagatctacaacttttatgttgaaggttttgtcatttgaggtttttatcattcaaacagaagggcttgaagttggtcccttttggcaaaatccacatacacatgttttgacagaaaccctaattttgggtcaagttcgcagggacctaactcactcattttcaattattttgaggtgggaccaagtgcattgcaaaatttgagatgtctacttcaaatgttatgttggacaaaatttcatatttctaaaagaaacacatgcgataatgcaagacattataggtcagatatcagttgaaaaaatcagaagtccaacttcaactgcccataactttctcataaaaattccaaattatgcaaaatttatgtccaaattcattgtcttgaaaagatctacaactttaatgttggaggtttTGCCATTTGAGCCTTTTTTAAGGgtgtcgccaattgaattggcgactcctcttaaaaattacacataggcgccaattggattggctagggcacctgccctagccaatccaattggcgcctccttgcaatttttaagaggagtcgccaattcaattggagacacctcctaaaagtggggtagattgggaattttgctgaaaactggattattttgggaattttttcgaaaaactgggttatctcggtaaaaaaaccaCAAAATATCATATCATCAAAGAAAT containing:
- the LOC127081663 gene encoding uncharacterized protein LOC127081663, whose protein sequence is MTNKNCLEALDLSLQDICSNNAPFGGKVLIMGGDFCQVLPVVRKCTKAQMISACIVQSHLWDHTKILRLHQNMRSLHDQEFAEFLIRIGDGVEPTKADDMVRLHSQIAIPWDSEHSIQVLIQPLFPNLELHGWHAPYMVQRAILTPTNDDVQKLNDMIIDQFPGEEHILKL